From one Miscanthus floridulus cultivar M001 unplaced genomic scaffold, ASM1932011v1 os_2624_4_5, whole genome shotgun sequence genomic stretch:
- the LOC136535243 gene encoding uncharacterized protein has translation MAFPGASGSAAGPFSSVGFAGMLKPTPFEGTHYKRWREKALLWLSAMRCGHVLNEQPATVRSDEDEQAWGHAETMCKAALLSIINDSLVDAYIPLPTGRAVWEALEARYGLSDAGSELYIMEQFHDYKMVDNRPVVEQAHEIQGLVKELELYGCPLPDRFVAGCIIAKLPPS, from the exons atggcctttcctggtgcgagcggctccgccgcagg gccattttcatctgttggctttgcgggcatgctaaagcctacgccgtttgagggcactcactacaagaggtggcgtgagaaagcccttctgtggttgtcggccatgcgctgtggtcatgtgctcaatgagcagcctgctactgtgagatccgatgaggatgagcaggcttggggacatgctgagaccatgtgcaaggctgcactgttgagcatcatcaatgattctctggttgatgcctacataccactcccgactggcagagctgtgtgggaagcccttgaggcccggtacggtctttccgacgccggttctgagctgtacatcatggagcagttccatgactacaagatggtggataaccgtcctgtagtcgaacaggctcatgagatacagggactggtgaaggaattggagctgtacggctgtcctctccctgacaggttcgtggcaggttgcattattgctaagctgccaccttcctag